The Leucobacter viscericola genome includes a window with the following:
- a CDS encoding UrvD/REP family ATP-dependent DNA helicase, whose product MTHFDTSQARALALDPERHARVLGAPGTGKTEVLIESFRRAQQLPGWDELDVLVLAPNRLVAAQLRPRLERAVGRAFGGTPVRTAASFAFAILTRAAAIAGETPPRLLTGTVQDEVVAEVVEDRLASGQPTVAGLVPEVVQSPTYRAELRELWRVLDDFGVTPQQLAAELMKARDQSQREALTRAPDSGLIERWLETLEIIAAGADRLRAERPTELSSSALLRDAAIALCGDTAVHQPGAKDAGRLRIPKLILVDDAQELGEGELALLAGCVRAGSSVWVFGDPDLATGTFQGERTRVLAGLNVELGRRGALSSPTEPEQVAVLSTVYRHNAELRGFVRDLTARVGAFGAVQQREALTSEEGVPAGEAPAVQFAAAASPAEQIGIIAHRLRARKLGLGEVKKVPWTEMAVICRTRGEANRVARILAGHQVPTGIAAGGVILREHQIVRELIRLLQHALDVRPLDAHEVLQLAGGVIGGLDPVAVRRLRGALLLLGRQGDREAGQDDLLVEDLVAEAFTYPGEQPIVDSAGGRALRKLGRTAAAGVKVREAEGSPREVLWALWEKTGLAERWQEDALDGRGSRADEAHKSLDAVMGLFFALQRHEEQDSEQPIQILLEELLESAIPEDSLAQRAEREAVTVTTPQGAIGREFQTVVVIGAQDGSWPNLRARGSLLGATTLERWLRGEEAVAPSRKETIHDELRLFVQSCSRARGELLVCAIADEDQHPSAFFRFGEPHLVAELPSARLTLRGATAQLRRSVTGQPDDASSLRSLVALAAEGVPGAAPDDWYGVLPASTSAPIYDLAADAELRVPVSPSQLERAEECPLDWVIASLGGGTGSVQASLGTLVHHALETAQDPDPEALLAAVEREWHKLPFDAEWESERGRRLAAAMTAGLSDYLREFAASDRELVGRETLFEIPIERAVLRGMADRLELRSLADGSVEVTVVDLKTGRTPPTKAATETHAQLQAYQLGVVLGAFQLAEGEELPQNAHSGGARLLYVHPDATRGGGFVERAQGPMSEEAAQELSERVVKVSHVMAAGEFTARVEHHCSDPHKPGNCRLHIVQAVSHA is encoded by the coding sequence ATGACCCATTTTGACACCTCCCAAGCGCGGGCGCTGGCACTCGATCCCGAGCGCCACGCCCGCGTTTTGGGGGCTCCGGGCACGGGTAAAACTGAGGTGCTTATCGAGTCATTTCGACGCGCTCAGCAGCTGCCCGGATGGGACGAACTTGATGTTTTAGTGCTTGCGCCAAACCGCTTGGTTGCGGCTCAGCTGAGGCCTCGGCTTGAGCGCGCTGTCGGCCGTGCCTTCGGGGGAACCCCGGTGCGCACGGCAGCCTCTTTCGCCTTTGCCATCCTCACACGGGCCGCGGCTATAGCGGGCGAGACCCCACCCCGGTTGCTCACGGGAACCGTGCAAGACGAGGTCGTCGCCGAGGTGGTTGAGGATCGCCTGGCTTCTGGCCAGCCCACGGTCGCGGGCCTCGTGCCCGAGGTTGTGCAGAGCCCCACCTATCGTGCGGAGCTTCGTGAGCTATGGCGAGTGCTCGACGATTTTGGTGTGACGCCGCAACAGTTGGCTGCCGAGCTGATGAAGGCACGAGACCAGTCCCAGCGCGAGGCTCTTACCAGGGCCCCAGACAGCGGACTTATCGAGCGTTGGCTTGAGACGCTCGAAATTATTGCAGCGGGAGCTGACCGTTTGAGGGCCGAGCGCCCGACAGAGCTCAGCTCAAGTGCCCTGCTACGTGACGCGGCTATCGCCTTGTGCGGCGACACTGCGGTTCACCAGCCGGGTGCCAAAGACGCAGGTCGGCTACGCATCCCCAAGCTGATTTTGGTCGACGATGCCCAAGAACTCGGGGAAGGCGAGCTGGCGCTGCTCGCGGGGTGCGTTCGTGCGGGCAGCAGTGTTTGGGTGTTTGGCGACCCAGATCTCGCGACGGGCACGTTTCAGGGAGAACGCACGCGTGTGCTTGCTGGACTCAACGTCGAGCTTGGGCGGCGAGGCGCGTTGAGTTCGCCGACGGAACCGGAGCAGGTTGCAGTGCTGAGCACCGTGTATCGGCACAACGCCGAGTTGCGCGGGTTCGTGCGCGACCTGACGGCGCGAGTGGGTGCTTTCGGTGCGGTCCAGCAGCGGGAAGCCCTCACCTCAGAGGAAGGCGTGCCGGCGGGCGAGGCCCCCGCCGTGCAGTTTGCCGCAGCGGCTTCCCCCGCGGAGCAAATTGGAATCATCGCACACCGACTGCGCGCGCGAAAGCTCGGCTTGGGTGAAGTCAAAAAGGTTCCTTGGACTGAGATGGCGGTCATCTGCCGCACTCGAGGTGAGGCGAACCGGGTCGCTCGAATTCTTGCGGGGCACCAGGTGCCGACGGGAATCGCTGCGGGAGGAGTGATCCTTCGCGAGCACCAGATTGTGCGAGAACTCATTCGGCTACTGCAACACGCACTCGATGTTCGGCCCCTCGATGCGCATGAGGTGCTGCAACTCGCCGGAGGTGTCATCGGCGGTCTCGACCCCGTCGCTGTTCGACGGCTGCGAGGTGCCCTGCTCCTGCTCGGGCGGCAGGGGGACCGTGAGGCCGGACAAGACGATTTGCTCGTTGAAGACCTTGTCGCGGAAGCCTTCACTTACCCCGGTGAACAACCAATCGTTGACAGCGCCGGAGGGCGTGCGCTTCGCAAGCTCGGTCGCACCGCGGCAGCCGGCGTCAAGGTGCGAGAGGCCGAGGGCTCTCCGCGTGAGGTGTTGTGGGCGCTCTGGGAGAAAACCGGGCTTGCTGAGCGCTGGCAAGAGGATGCGCTCGACGGGCGCGGGTCTCGCGCAGATGAAGCCCATAAGTCACTTGACGCGGTGATGGGGCTCTTCTTTGCCCTGCAACGTCATGAAGAACAAGACAGCGAGCAGCCTATTCAGATTCTCCTTGAGGAACTTCTCGAGAGTGCCATTCCCGAAGACTCGCTCGCTCAGCGCGCCGAGCGCGAGGCTGTCACGGTGACGACACCGCAGGGGGCGATCGGGCGAGAGTTCCAGACTGTGGTGGTGATTGGTGCGCAAGACGGATCCTGGCCCAACTTGCGAGCACGCGGGTCACTGCTCGGAGCGACGACACTCGAACGGTGGCTACGTGGCGAGGAGGCCGTCGCACCGTCGCGCAAAGAAACCATCCACGACGAGTTACGTCTGTTTGTGCAAAGTTGCTCGCGCGCACGCGGTGAACTGCTTGTGTGTGCGATTGCGGACGAGGATCAGCACCCGAGCGCCTTCTTTCGCTTCGGAGAGCCCCACCTCGTCGCGGAACTGCCGAGCGCTCGGCTCACGCTGCGGGGCGCGACCGCTCAGTTGCGACGCAGCGTGACGGGGCAACCGGATGATGCATCTTCGCTTCGTTCCCTGGTCGCACTCGCTGCAGAAGGGGTTCCCGGGGCCGCACCCGACGACTGGTACGGAGTGTTGCCCGCGAGCACCTCCGCGCCGATATATGACCTCGCGGCAGATGCTGAACTGCGTGTGCCGGTGAGTCCCTCTCAGCTCGAGCGAGCGGAGGAGTGCCCGCTCGACTGGGTGATTGCGAGCCTCGGAGGTGGAACCGGAAGTGTCCAGGCAAGTCTTGGCACCCTCGTGCACCACGCGCTTGAGACAGCGCAGGATCCCGATCCCGAGGCTTTGCTTGCCGCTGTTGAAAGAGAATGGCACAAGCTGCCGTTTGACGCAGAGTGGGAATCAGAGAGAGGTCGACGCTTGGCCGCCGCAATGACAGCGGGGCTCTCTGACTACCTGCGTGAGTTTGCCGCGTCAGATCGTGAGCTCGTCGGTCGCGAGACCCTGTTTGAAATTCCGATTGAGCGTGCGGTGTTGCGTGGCATGGCCGACCGCCTCGAGCTACGCAGTCTCGCCGATGGATCGGTCGAGGTAACGGTGGTTGACCTCAAGACCGGGCGCACCCCGCCCACGAAAGCCGCCACCGAAACGCATGCGCAGCTGCAGGCCTACCAGCTCGGTGTGGTGCTCGGCGCGTTTCAGCTTGCTGAGGGCGAAGAGCTGCCACAGAATGCGCACAGCGGCGGGGCAAGACTTCTCTATGTGCACCCCGACGCGACCCGGGGCGGTGGCTTCGTTGAGCGAGCGCAGGGTCCGATGTCTGAAGAGGCCGCCCAAGAGCTATCGGAGCGTGTGGTGAAGGTCTCGCACGTCATGGCCGC
- a CDS encoding DUF7507 domain-containing protein, whose amino-acid sequence MSADLRGNVESRMRLRDRAGRIARRIAAGVLGTVLVVGGLTQTAQVAQADSGTIQSLSIVTEYDGQVSTPLDPSPNNGVVASNDAVGFKWELTAVDLHDGVLSQTLPVGWTWDEQSLVVLNSTGAFTTSSYELSNDGRTVTSTVTAANGESNQVLATFATLRAIPSGAVANESVYTPKLTGTVAGQTTTASTDPITVVNEAKVELWKGYLNYDASTNGSSHDFGDGLGSVTARWIDFRVSALQARNAFAVGARDTQLAQPFVVNDTYTVSGTGAAAADYQAAVKRTSEAGGTVGLVQTGRSIELTFDGFTDAPEAWVELRFWIRDNQLPANGSNLTINNKVTPVDWKSVEGDPVAVDTSSASVSRTMSRPATRTNETAEKSMYLFSNQASNGDVKTDPPQWGNNVKNIANLTSKEVAPGSLVIARLSLRPAVEDNITKGATDLVVYDFWDTSEQQIVDARMYVGARMGTAGISASKYTVQYTDGVLRNEPESNTWYSSIEEAGGPEVVSGIRVAYTAGVWADNESATANAAYFVVDTPFRIVGQAATTATDHARWSLAERPVLLTSSYVVNVGDYRLSVGALVDHSATTTKSDLVYTLNPTMTAPPGAEYVATAQNLKVVATVPKGIDTVDLTGLDPLWESEMTGDAETGFTITFTYKGIASTDTQLPPIVYGAKTSRFAPTGNEMVTNAVISATGNTQSVSTRSDKVSVIVQQIAEVTQEKRVVGPSAVEVGESITWESNWYNTTSQSQGLSYFVDVLPWNGDPRGSTFAGELKLTAAELTGPSAAGSSLEYTTADPLTVYSAEANDDSHGWISAAGINLAEIDGITALRVVDADFDAGPTGVGGLKLTGTVNGQESGDVLVNATRAWLGLNGAFGFSNRADAKVLSSAITGQVWADGDSLLRARTGIEGATVSLYNDADAKVAETTTDANGNYSFTSLHSGDYRTVVDTETVRVASDEVLRNVYDLDGDLNSDSGAIALGVDTVIPDVDFGYRFDTVAISLTKTGKLVGEATVGAKIEWSFVITNTGETSLEDVELVDHLSGVKDLVVEWPVAGEHTLSAGESVRAHATSTVTAADMKLGKVNNTATATGNGTLQVTATADANATVELAGNETSTPPTTPPSAPPTIDPQGGVGEGGASDTLSTTGAEADGCIRGAVLLLVAGAALALVARRRRSASQA is encoded by the coding sequence TTGAGCGCTGATTTGCGGGGGAACGTCGAAAGTCGAATGCGACTGCGGGATCGTGCGGGACGAATCGCACGGCGAATCGCTGCGGGTGTTCTCGGCACGGTACTTGTCGTTGGTGGGTTGACGCAGACCGCGCAGGTAGCGCAGGCCGACAGTGGCACGATTCAGAGCTTGTCGATTGTGACCGAATACGACGGGCAGGTCTCGACCCCGTTGGACCCCTCACCAAACAACGGGGTTGTCGCGAGCAATGATGCGGTTGGCTTCAAGTGGGAGCTCACCGCGGTAGATCTGCACGACGGTGTGCTGTCACAAACGCTCCCGGTCGGCTGGACGTGGGACGAGCAGAGCCTCGTTGTTCTTAATTCCACCGGTGCGTTTACGACCTCGAGCTATGAACTCTCGAACGACGGTCGCACCGTCACCTCAACCGTGACGGCCGCGAATGGTGAGTCGAATCAAGTGCTGGCGACGTTCGCCACCCTCCGAGCGATTCCCTCGGGCGCGGTTGCGAATGAATCGGTGTACACGCCGAAGCTGACCGGCACAGTTGCGGGGCAGACAACCACGGCGAGCACGGACCCCATTACCGTGGTGAACGAAGCCAAGGTTGAGCTTTGGAAGGGTTACCTCAATTACGACGCGAGCACCAACGGTTCAAGCCACGACTTCGGTGATGGCCTTGGCTCGGTAACCGCCCGTTGGATTGATTTCCGAGTGAGTGCGCTGCAAGCTCGCAATGCTTTCGCCGTTGGAGCGCGAGACACCCAGCTTGCGCAGCCCTTTGTAGTCAACGACACCTACACGGTCTCTGGCACCGGCGCGGCTGCCGCCGACTACCAGGCCGCCGTCAAACGCACCTCCGAGGCGGGCGGCACGGTCGGCCTTGTACAGACGGGGCGATCCATCGAACTGACTTTCGACGGGTTTACTGACGCTCCCGAAGCCTGGGTTGAACTGCGATTCTGGATCCGCGACAACCAGTTGCCGGCAAACGGCAGCAACCTGACGATCAACAATAAGGTCACCCCGGTTGACTGGAAGTCGGTTGAGGGTGATCCCGTAGCCGTAGACACCAGCAGCGCGAGTGTTTCGCGCACAATGAGTCGCCCGGCAACGCGCACAAACGAGACCGCCGAAAAGAGCATGTATCTCTTCTCGAACCAGGCCTCAAACGGCGACGTAAAGACCGATCCTCCCCAGTGGGGAAACAACGTTAAGAACATCGCAAACCTGACGAGCAAGGAGGTCGCACCGGGCAGCTTGGTTATCGCTCGTCTGTCACTGCGCCCAGCAGTTGAAGACAACATTACGAAGGGTGCGACCGACCTGGTCGTCTATGACTTCTGGGACACCAGCGAACAGCAGATCGTTGATGCGCGCATGTACGTTGGCGCTCGCATGGGCACGGCGGGTATTTCCGCCTCGAAGTACACCGTGCAGTACACCGACGGTGTGCTGCGTAACGAGCCCGAGAGTAACACTTGGTACTCGAGTATCGAAGAGGCCGGTGGGCCAGAGGTGGTCTCGGGAATTCGGGTGGCCTACACGGCGGGTGTTTGGGCTGACAATGAGTCGGCAACAGCGAACGCGGCGTATTTTGTGGTTGACACCCCCTTCAGGATCGTGGGCCAGGCTGCCACGACGGCAACGGATCATGCGCGCTGGAGCCTCGCAGAGCGGCCCGTGCTTCTGACGTCGAGCTACGTTGTTAATGTCGGCGACTACCGACTGAGTGTTGGGGCACTCGTTGACCACAGCGCAACTACGACAAAATCGGACCTGGTGTACACCCTGAACCCGACGATGACGGCACCTCCCGGTGCCGAATACGTCGCGACAGCGCAGAACCTCAAGGTTGTGGCAACGGTTCCGAAGGGAATTGACACTGTCGATCTGACCGGTCTCGATCCGCTCTGGGAGAGTGAGATGACGGGAGACGCCGAAACCGGATTCACGATCACTTTCACCTATAAGGGAATCGCGAGTACCGACACTCAGCTGCCGCCGATCGTGTACGGCGCAAAGACCTCGAGGTTTGCGCCCACCGGAAACGAGATGGTGACGAACGCGGTGATCAGCGCCACCGGTAACACACAGTCGGTGAGCACTCGCAGCGACAAAGTCTCCGTCATCGTGCAGCAGATCGCCGAGGTCACCCAGGAGAAGCGAGTTGTTGGCCCAAGCGCTGTTGAGGTTGGTGAGTCGATCACCTGGGAGTCGAACTGGTACAACACGACAAGCCAGTCCCAGGGGTTGAGCTACTTCGTTGACGTACTGCCCTGGAACGGCGATCCTCGCGGCTCGACCTTCGCGGGCGAACTGAAATTGACCGCTGCAGAGCTCACGGGACCGAGTGCGGCCGGATCCTCGCTTGAGTACACAACCGCTGACCCTCTGACCGTGTATTCCGCCGAGGCAAACGACGATTCGCACGGGTGGATCAGCGCAGCGGGTATTAATCTCGCCGAGATTGACGGCATTACAGCGCTTCGTGTTGTCGATGCCGACTTCGACGCTGGGCCAACCGGAGTTGGCGGTTTGAAGCTTACGGGGACCGTGAACGGGCAGGAATCGGGTGACGTGCTCGTGAATGCGACTCGTGCCTGGCTCGGACTGAACGGCGCCTTTGGGTTCTCAAACAGGGCCGATGCAAAGGTGCTTTCAAGCGCGATTACAGGGCAGGTCTGGGCAGACGGAGACTCTCTGCTGCGTGCGCGAACCGGAATCGAGGGCGCAACTGTGTCGCTCTACAACGATGCCGATGCCAAGGTGGCTGAGACGACTACTGACGCGAATGGAAACTACAGCTTCACTTCACTGCACTCGGGTGACTACCGAACCGTTGTTGATACCGAAACTGTGCGGGTGGCATCTGATGAAGTTCTGCGCAACGTGTATGACCTTGATGGTGACTTGAACAGCGACTCGGGTGCGATTGCGCTAGGCGTAGACACCGTGATCCCGGATGTTGATTTTGGCTACCGCTTCGACACCGTCGCAATTTCGCTAACGAAGACCGGGAAACTGGTTGGCGAGGCGACCGTCGGCGCAAAGATTGAATGGTCATTTGTGATCACGAATACCGGAGAAACATCGCTTGAAGACGTTGAACTTGTTGATCACCTTAGTGGCGTCAAAGACCTTGTCGTTGAGTGGCCCGTCGCCGGGGAACACACGCTTTCTGCTGGGGAATCAGTGCGGGCACATGCGACCTCCACCGTCACCGCGGCTGATATGAAGCTGGGTAAGGTGAACAACACCGCCACAGCAACGGGCAACGGAACGCTGCAGGTCACAGCAACGGCAGATGCAAACGCCACAGTGGAGCTCGCGGGCAATGAAACTTCAACACCACCGACAACACCTCCGAGCGCGCCCCCGACAATTGATCCACAGGGCGGAGTAGGGGAGGGTGGTGCCTCGGACACACTGTCGACAACGGGAGCTGAAGCTGACGGATGTATTCGAGGGGCAGTCTTGCTTCTCGTAGCTGGCGCTGCGCTGGCACTTGTGGCACGCCGCCGCAGGAGTGCATCGCAAGCCTAG
- a CDS encoding DUF3107 domain-containing protein has translation MEVRIGIKHSPRELSFETDSTADELRALIQEAAAKDGGLVALSDSKGKQYLVDAGSITYVEFGGDAGRKVGFIS, from the coding sequence GTGGAAGTTCGTATCGGCATCAAGCACTCACCTCGCGAACTGTCGTTCGAGACCGACTCAACCGCAGACGAACTGCGCGCGCTCATCCAAGAGGCCGCGGCAAAAGATGGCGGTCTCGTCGCGCTCTCCGACAGCAAGGGCAAGCAGTACCTGGTTGACGCAGGATCCATCACCTACGTCGAGTTCGGTGGAGACGCTGGCCGCAAGGTCGGCTTTATCAGCTAG